GGCGTCCAGCCGACGCGTAAAGTCCCCGTTCGCGCATTCGACCATCACCGACTGATACTCCTCGGCTGTGGCCTCTAATTCTTTGTTCAGCGCGGCCATTCGTTCTTTCTGCTCAGCGGTCTTCTGTTGTTTCTCTTGGATTTTCTGCCGAGCTTGTTCACGCTGGATCGCAAGAGATTGCCAGAGGAGCGTGATAGTCGTAGCGAGCATCAGCAGGCCGACCGCGTGGATGCCACCCCAAACAATGGGGTTTTCCATCGCAGCCGGGTGATTGTATACGGTAAACCACTCTACGAGCCCGAAGACACTGTGCTGGAGCGCGACATACCCGATTGTGATGGCGAATGGAATCCAATCTTCGTAGAGTGCAACGACGCCGACACCAACGAAATACAGGAAGTGTGCCTCGATGAAGCCGCCGGTGAAATACGCGAGGACAGAAGCGTTGACCATGAATCCGACCGCGGACAGAGATGACCTGATCCGGCGAGGCATCTGTGGGAGTGCAGCGATCACAACCAGTCCAAGAACGAGACCGGTCCCGACGATGGAGTGAAGTAGTGGGACTGCTGGTAGCGTTGCACCGGTAATCGACTCCGGTCCCTGCATCCGGCTGATAGCGAACACAACTGGGAGAAGTGCTGCAGTAAACAGGACAACTCCGCGATGGCGCTTATTGAACGTCTCATCGGGGATTTCAGTTCCGTTTGGCGTCCGCTCAATATACTGTCTGAAAGCCGACGATGCTTGGTCCGGCATAACTGTGTTGCAGACAGTCCTTGCCATCTATTTTATTTTTGCCCCCAAATTTCAGTATAGATAACTTCCTTTATTAGATAGCCTAAGTACTTGTTTTGTATAGATATTAGCATTTTTTAATTATAACTATACGTTCTTGTGGTGTCGATTGTCGGTGAGTCCTATCGCAGATTTGATCATGTATTTGAGCGCTTCTTTACTCAACCGCTCTTGGGTAGAGGATTGTTGGTTAGTTCCGAGCAGTAGCTGGAAGTCACAGCGGGCAAGGGTGACGCACCGCGTCACCCGACGGACGATGATGCCAATCAAGACCGGGCATCGTCGTTGAGCGACTGAAACATCAAAAACAACACGAACTCTGAGGACGGGAACAGGAGACACGGTCCCACGGTCGCCGAACGCGCGACCCGTCCGCTCCCCCCGTTCCCGGCTGCGAGGGTGCGAAGCGAACCGGCTCCGTCGCACGTCTACCCCAATGGCGGTCGTCGACCGGATGCCTCCTCGGTCGGGTCGGGGCTCCCGACTCAGTCCCACATCCGCCCGAAGCGACGGGAGTGTACGAACGACGGTAATGATATTTATTCACTTTGTAGTAAAACTTTAATCCGCGAGGCTCCTTGTAGGAACTGTGAAGCGAATAATCACCCTCCGAAAAGCCCACCGAGGCTTCGACGCGGAGACCGAATTCGAACAGGTCACCAGATACGGTAGCTGGCACCCTGCGGCAGCCAAACTGGAGACCACGGACAGCCGGTACCGCATCGAAGTGACCCGCGACGAACTCGAACAGTTCTTCGCGGCTTGACATCCTCCCCGCCCTAAACAGTAGACGCCGAACCTAACTGACGACTCGATTCGTAGTCGTTGGCATGGTCGATACGACTGAGGCAAAACAGGTCTGTCGTGCCGCATCAACCCTCGTTTACCCGGCACTGGACTTCAGGATCAAACCGTGTGGGACCTACACGAGAGAGGATTTCGCGCAAGTCCTCTCTCGAATCGCCTTCGATCAAGAGTTCGCCAATACGGGCGGCAAGACCGACCAACTGGATCGATCCGAGCCGGTCGACATACGTCGACGGCTCGGAACCCACTCGCGAAATCACTGCTCGATCACCTTCGACATCTTGACGCGGACGCCATCGACGCACAGTTCGATGGCGTCCGCGACCGCCTGTTTCAGGTCCTTCGGTCACTCCGGTTGCTGCCCGCTCGTGTTGACGTCGCGATCGACCTCCACGAGTGGCGGTTCTACGGCTCAGCCGACACGGACCACGTCCTCATCACCTATCCTGACCTCGGGACGAACCGAGCGTACTGCTTTGCGACGCTCTGTGTCGTCGCTCCGAGTGTTCGGTTCACGCTTTGCTGTCTTACCGATGGACGCGAACGGCTTCCGTGCGAAGCAGGAAGCCGTTCGCTCACTTATCATCGAAGCGCGGCGGTACGTGTCGATTAGACACGTCTATCTTGACCGAGGCTTCTACCAGGTTCACGTCGTCGCAGAATTAGACCGATTGAATGTCGGATTCATCGTGCGTGCGCGGCCGAGTAAGAGGATGGAAGACCGTCTCAGCGCCGGCGCTGAGACGGTCGTCGATGCCTACCAGATGCAGCGAAAGCGGCCACCGACAGCGTCGGTTGATGTCACCGTCTTCGCCGTGCCACATCGAACGAGAGAGGATGAACACGTTTGGTTCGTCACGAACCTTGACGTAGAGCCTGAGACGGCCAAAGCGTACGCGGCGGCGTTCCGCCGCCGCTGGGGAATCGAGACATCGTATCGGCAGATCGGCGACTTCCTGCCGAGAACGTCGTCGCCGACGTTCTCGGTGCGGTTGTTCTACTTCCTGTTCGCGGTCTCGCTGTACAATCTGTGGGTGTTAGCGAACGTCCTCCTCTCGGGTGGAACGATTCCGAAGAAACCGCCACTCTCGACACGAATCTTCCGAACGTTCGTCCTCTCGACAGACTACGGCTAGCGGCTGAGTCACACCGACCGGGACGACCGGTCAGAACGCCCTCGCAGAGTGGCAACGCTCAGGACCGCCGCCGCTCGGCGGCGGTCCCTCGGTCTCCAATTCCATTCTGTGAGCTTCCCTTCCGCAATCGCTACACCTGAACTATCGAGAGGTTCGAATCTCCTCCGATCGCGATTTGATTCGGCGTCTACTGTGAAGGGCGGGGCTTTCTCCTCGCACTTCGGTAAGCGCACGGGAGCGATGACGTGTGGGATGCCCAGTGACAGCAGCGAATCTCGACCGAACCGTACGATGGCGACACGCACCGCACAGGATTTATAATGCGTCACACGAAGCCCGGGACGTGCCCTCCATCCGCGACGTTCAACCCCGACTCCTCACGCCGGAGAATGTAGGTATCACCGTCGCCATTGTCCTCTCGGTCGCCGGCGCGTACGTGATCCAACTCCGCATCAGTGCGGGCGTCGCCGCGTTCTTCGGACTGATCGTCCTCGGCGTTTCGACGCCGACGACGCTCACGTCACACGGCCTGTTGGGGACACGGTTCGCCTCCGCGGTCGTCCGCACGGGCGCCGCGTGTACCGCCACCTTCGTCATCTACGTCGGGTTGTTGATCGTCGTGTCCGGACGGAACGGGAGTCTCCTCGATGCTGCAGTGGCGTTCACCCTGACCGCACTCGCGGGCGAGGCTGCCGCTCGTATGTTAGATTGAGAATCGGATATGCGTGCGGCAGACATCACTCTCATACTGTTGGATTGCCATATTCCCGACCGAGATGGAACTCCCCGTGGGAATCACGACCCTCCACCTCTCACGAAAGAGCGTGTACCTGCTGGTCCTGGCGGTCGCCCTCATCGGGGCTGGTGGGTACAGCCACGTCCAGCAGAAACAGGCGGTCGGCGACGCCGTCGCCGTCCAAGCGACGGTCGATAACGCACGCGTGGAGCGACTCGACGCCGGTCGAGACATCGATTACGAACCGGAGATCGAGTACACCTACGAGTATCGGGGCGAGACGTACACGAGCGAGCAGGTGTTCCCGGGGCCGACGATCCGAACCTACTCGGACCGGTCGAACGCGCAGTCCATCGTTCGGTCGTACGAGCCGGGGACGACGGTCCGGGCGTACGTGCGGCCATCCGCTCCGGGCGACGCGTTCCTGATCAGGGAGCGGACCCCGTGGCCGGCGCGAGCGGTTGCCACCGGGGGCGTCCTGCTTTGTATCGTCGTACTCGCCGGACTGGGATCGAAGCATCCGGGGCAGTACGAACTCCGCCCGGAGCACGAGGTGCGGTCGCCGCCGTCCCGAACGTGGGTCGAGCGCAACAATGAGAGGATCCGTCGGCTGTCGAAACGGGCACTCCTCGTCTGCTTCGTGGCGTTCTGGCTCTCGATGGTCGGGCTGTTCTTCGGCGTCCTGAGC
This Salinigranum marinum DNA region includes the following protein-coding sequences:
- a CDS encoding transposase — its product is MDANGFRAKQEAVRSLIIEARRYVSIRHVYLDRGFYQVHVVAELDRLNVGFIVRARPSKRMEDRLSAGAETVVDAYQMQRKRPPTASVDVTVFAVPHRTREDEHVWFVTNLDVEPETAKAYAAAFRRRWGIETSYRQIGDFLPRTSSPTFSVRLFYFLFAVSLYNLWVLANVLLSGGTIPKKPPLSTRIFRTFVLSTDYG
- a CDS encoding DUF3592 domain-containing protein, which gives rise to MELPVGITTLHLSRKSVYLLVLAVALIGAGGYSHVQQKQAVGDAVAVQATVDNARVERLDAGRDIDYEPEIEYTYEYRGETYTSEQVFPGPTIRTYSDRSNAQSIVRSYEPGTTVRAYVRPSAPGDAFLIRERTPWPARAVATGGVLLCIVVLAGLGSKHPGQYELRPEHEVRSPPSRTWVERNNERIRRLSKRALLVCFVAFWLSMVGLFFGVLSLSNSSARPVEADLLGPVGLPLLAGAAFWVGMILSLCLYGLQSFSRYRRLRRRLSEPKPPSPFRHPSRLVTILGTESDELPEYGRRVRVTGWAFLIATGMTAVLVQILYTAS